One Sulfuriferula thiophila DNA window includes the following coding sequences:
- a CDS encoding TolC family protein, with translation MFIRITLIAGIIAFAPLAVADQLRLDDAMNLAVANQPLLSGQRALIEANRQAIVADSQLPDPKLKLSVNNLPIDTYSLTQDGMTQRTISIEQSFPGGNKRTLRGQLAQTETEQSVADLAANMRDVRRATGSAWLDVYYPLQALHLVHEQQHAYQQQIAAARIDYRANKTSQDAVLALQNGLNQLQDREIELTAQAERARAMLARWVGSAAQRDLPNRLPDLPQPASLAQLRTQLTTHPEIRKLDQAIASADVDANLAKEASKPDWSLELGYSKRGPAYADMISAQVAVDLPIFPGKRQDKTSAAKQYLLSKARYQREDRLRSLEAELTAAYAEWQAANSRVALLQKNTLPNATQRISAALIGYGTASTSMNNVFEAHHAQLEANLQLLAQQVAQARALVQLGYFANEEKPQ, from the coding sequence ATGTTTATCCGAATTACCCTCATAGCAGGGATTATTGCATTCGCGCCGCTTGCGGTTGCCGATCAGTTGCGTCTCGATGATGCAATGAACCTTGCTGTTGCCAATCAGCCCCTGCTTTCCGGGCAGCGTGCCTTGATTGAAGCCAACCGTCAGGCTATTGTTGCCGACAGCCAATTACCTGACCCCAAGCTGAAACTAAGCGTCAATAATTTACCGATTGATACATACAGCCTCACTCAGGATGGTATGACACAGCGCACTATCAGTATTGAGCAAAGCTTCCCCGGAGGAAACAAGCGCACTTTAAGAGGACAGCTCGCTCAAACCGAAACCGAGCAAAGCGTTGCTGATCTGGCTGCCAATATGCGTGACGTGAGACGCGCAACCGGGAGTGCCTGGCTGGATGTGTACTACCCCCTGCAGGCGCTGCATCTGGTGCATGAGCAGCAACATGCTTATCAACAACAAATCGCAGCAGCGAGAATTGACTATCGCGCCAACAAAACCTCGCAAGATGCTGTATTAGCACTGCAAAACGGGCTGAATCAATTGCAGGACAGAGAGATAGAGCTCACTGCCCAGGCTGAGCGTGCACGTGCCATGCTGGCACGCTGGGTCGGGTCTGCAGCACAACGTGATTTGCCGAACAGGTTACCTGATCTGCCTCAGCCGGCCAGCTTGGCACAACTGCGTACACAACTCACCACGCATCCTGAAATCCGTAAGCTGGACCAGGCTATCGCGTCCGCCGATGTCGATGCAAACCTGGCTAAAGAAGCCAGCAAGCCGGACTGGAGCCTGGAACTGGGTTATTCCAAGCGCGGTCCTGCGTATGCCGACATGATATCGGCGCAAGTCGCGGTGGATTTGCCGATTTTTCCGGGTAAGCGTCAGGATAAAACCAGTGCTGCTAAGCAATATTTGCTCAGCAAAGCCCGCTATCAGCGCGAAGATCGTTTGCGCAGTCTTGAAGCGGAGCTCACTGCTGCATACGCTGAATGGCAAGCTGCAAATAGCAGAGTCGCCTTGTTGCAAAAAAACACGCTACCCAATGCCACCCAACGCATCTCGGCTGCACTAATAGGCTACGGCACAGCCAGCACGAGCATGAATAACGTATTCGAGGCGCATCATGCGCAGCTTGAAGCCAACTTGCAATTGCTCGCCCAGCAGGTAGCCCAGGCCCGCGCGCTGGTGCAACTGGGGTATTTCGCCAATGAGGAAAAACCACAATGA
- a CDS encoding phytanoyl-CoA dioxygenase family protein, whose protein sequence is MEPIEQFKKNGFYIARGLINSDEIIAVREGLHKNFKDQLSFLGESIAGEELLSTMQRLHSIDIERYKKLVGALWRKMEVYNLMHHRNILKYLSDVFGWKDIFLPGGQVVHIMAEELKIPNGYFGLVAHQDFPSVQGSLDGVVAWLPLVDVDRGNYPLEVIPGSHLHGLLPAKESSNKTWEVDNSQCRDELFVPVEVNVGDVVFMSLFTVHRSSQNGDAGRLRCALSTRFDNADEPTFIERCYPTAYLRTVQREQYFPGFPTSAQVSKVFSS, encoded by the coding sequence ATGGAACCAATAGAACAATTTAAAAAAAATGGTTTTTATATCGCTCGAGGTCTCATTAATAGCGACGAAATTATTGCTGTTCGGGAAGGTTTACATAAAAACTTCAAAGACCAGCTCAGCTTTCTGGGCGAATCCATTGCAGGCGAAGAGCTTCTAAGCACAATGCAACGTCTGCATAGCATTGATATAGAGAGGTACAAGAAGCTGGTTGGTGCGCTATGGCGCAAAATGGAAGTGTATAACCTCATGCACCATCGCAACATTCTCAAATATCTGTCGGATGTTTTTGGGTGGAAGGATATATTTTTACCCGGAGGCCAAGTTGTACATATCATGGCTGAAGAACTTAAAATCCCTAACGGCTATTTTGGCCTTGTTGCCCATCAGGATTTTCCATCGGTTCAAGGCAGTCTGGATGGCGTAGTTGCCTGGCTCCCGTTAGTTGATGTTGACCGCGGAAATTATCCGCTAGAGGTCATACCGGGCAGTCATTTACATGGATTATTACCTGCCAAGGAAAGCAGTAATAAGACCTGGGAGGTCGATAATAGTCAATGTCGGGACGAGTTGTTTGTACCTGTCGAGGTTAATGTAGGTGATGTAGTATTCATGTCACTTTTTACCGTACACCGTAGCTCGCAGAACGGTGATGCAGGACGGTTAAGGTGTGCATTATCGACGCGTTTTGATAACGCAGATGAACCAACATTTATAGAGCGTTGCTATCCAACAGCCTATCTAAGAACGGTGCAACGAGAGCAGTATTTTCCAGGTTTTCCTACCAGTGCACAGGTAAGCAAAGTTTTTAGTTCCTAA
- a CDS encoding TylF/MycF/NovP-related O-methyltransferase: protein MTMKPISPQQEASYQIETTASMEQLSSRERLQEAFVHSPLSEEDRLFNIGMYTRSSVLVKFLVMSDIYQRIQKIPGCLVEFGTWWGQNLVLLENLRAIYEPFNKQRTIIGFDTFDGYTKRSDKDKESEVWDENSYSTGKDYVQYLRELLEIHEGCNVLGHVRGRHKLIDGDVSVTAPAYFQAHPETVVAFAYFDMALYKPTKIALETIKPHLISGSILLMDELTWEESPGEAIAFKEVFSRDEVSIEKCALYPSKAIVTVR, encoded by the coding sequence ATGACCATGAAACCAATATCGCCCCAGCAAGAAGCCTCATATCAGATTGAAACGACAGCATCCATGGAACAACTTTCTTCCAGGGAGCGTCTGCAAGAGGCCTTTGTACATAGCCCGTTATCAGAAGAGGACAGGCTATTCAATATCGGCATGTATACGCGTAGCTCTGTCCTGGTGAAATTCCTGGTGATGAGTGATATCTATCAGCGCATCCAGAAAATTCCGGGCTGCTTAGTCGAATTCGGCACCTGGTGGGGGCAAAATCTGGTGCTGCTGGAAAATCTTCGAGCTATTTACGAGCCTTTTAACAAACAACGTACCATCATCGGCTTCGATACTTTTGACGGCTATACCAAGCGCAGCGATAAGGATAAAGAAAGCGAGGTATGGGATGAGAATTCGTATAGCACAGGCAAAGACTATGTTCAGTATCTGCGTGAATTGCTCGAGATTCATGAAGGATGCAATGTATTAGGGCATGTGCGAGGTCGCCATAAATTGATTGATGGGGATGTATCCGTTACCGCACCAGCTTACTTTCAAGCCCACCCGGAAACAGTTGTGGCGTTTGCATATTTTGATATGGCGCTCTATAAACCGACCAAAATAGCACTGGAAACCATTAAACCGCATTTGATATCGGGAAGTATTTTGCTGATGGACGAGCTTACATGGGAAGAGTCACCGGGCGAAGCAATTGCATTCAAGGAAGTTTTCTCCCGGGATGAAGTAAGCATTGAAAAATGTGCGCTTTATCCATCCAAAGCCATTGTTACTGTGCGATGA
- a CDS encoding exo-alpha-sialidase codes for MPWVKRGLVFDPLVHAPWIHSHAQVPTAFEMDQRIRVFFAGRNQAGKSFITYVDLDKTDPAKILYVHDNPIIPLGKIGTFDDEGMMPSDLVVNKGRIYFYYSGWNQRVTCAYHNTTGMIVSDDGGMTFHRVFDGPVLDRIPTEPYMAVTPTVLIDNGIWRMWYVSGTSWEEIDGKYEPIYVIKYAHSTDGIHWIRPEGICIKPKHNLEAYSNPSVVRDRDIYKMWFSYRDSIEFRGGRGSYRIGYAESLDGIDWCRKDDIFELAQSPAEWENQMQCYPYIIDIADKRYMFYNGNGFGRSGFGVAEWRDD; via the coding sequence ATGCCGTGGGTAAAACGTGGTCTTGTTTTTGATCCTCTGGTGCATGCACCATGGATACATTCACATGCACAGGTACCAACCGCATTTGAAATGGATCAGCGTATCCGGGTATTTTTTGCGGGACGTAATCAGGCCGGAAAAAGCTTTATTACCTACGTTGATTTAGACAAAACGGACCCTGCCAAAATACTTTATGTTCATGACAATCCGATTATTCCATTAGGAAAAATCGGCACCTTTGATGATGAAGGCATGATGCCTAGCGACCTGGTAGTCAATAAGGGGCGAATATATTTCTACTATAGCGGCTGGAACCAAAGAGTAACCTGCGCATACCATAACACCACAGGCATGATCGTTAGTGATGATGGCGGCATGACATTTCACCGAGTATTTGACGGCCCTGTTCTGGATCGTATTCCTACAGAACCTTATATGGCAGTCACACCTACAGTACTGATCGACAATGGCATATGGCGTATGTGGTATGTCTCAGGCACTTCCTGGGAAGAAATTGACGGGAAGTACGAACCGATCTACGTAATTAAATACGCACATTCTACCGATGGTATCCATTGGATAAGGCCTGAAGGCATCTGCATTAAACCGAAACACAACTTGGAAGCCTACTCCAATCCCAGCGTAGTTAGGGATAGGGATATCTATAAAATGTGGTTTAGCTACCGGGACAGTATAGAGTTTCGCGGTGGGCGAGGCAGTTATCGAATCGGCTATGCGGAGTCCCTGGATGGCATTGATTGGTGCCGGAAGGATGATATATTTGAATTGGCGCAGTCACCTGCCGAATGGGAAAATCAAATGCAATGCTACCCCTACATTATCGATATCGCAGACAAAAGATACATGTTTTACAATGGCAATGGATTTGGACGTAGCGGGTTTGGTGTGGCCGAATGGCGGGATGACTAG